The Paenibacillus sp. BIC5C1 DNA segment CGGCAACCGCAGCCACCATCTGGTGCTGAGATAATGTGGAAGCAAACAGTCCAATTGCCATCATGCTTCCGCCCAGGAAAAAGAGACCCAGTGCAGACAACCATACGGATGTCAGATCCAGTTCACCAAAGAAGGACATAATAAACGGGTAAACGAGACTACACAGAATAAGTACAACAAGAATGGCAAGTGACGCCAAATATTTACCGAAAATAATCTCTGTCACCCGTGCAGGTGAAGTCAACAACAGTTCGTCCGTTCCCTGACGGAATTCTTCTGCTACCAGACGCATCGTCAGCAACGGCACCACAAACAGCAGCATGGATAGCGTATCTCCCAGCACTAGTCGATAATCTACAATGCTTGGCTGGTAATACACAAAGCTGGAATAGAACAGCAAACTTGTCATCAGTACATATACAGCAAAAGCAAAATAGGACGTAGGTGACAGGAAGTATGCCTGCAGTTCTTTATTGCAAACCGCCATCATTCTTCTCATTTGGAACCCTCCCCTGTGTGGGAA contains these protein-coding regions:
- a CDS encoding ABC transporter permease subunit; this translates as MRRMMAVCNKELQAYFLSPTSYFAFAVYVLMTSLLFYSSFVYYQPSIVDYRLVLGDTLSMLLFVVPLLTMRLVAEEFRQGTDELLLTSPARVTEIIFGKYLASLAILVVLILCSLVYPFIMSFFGELDLTSVWLSALGLFFLGGSMMAIGLFASTLSQHQMVAAVAGFIILLVLWMLDSFAGNSGSALQQWLDPFALTNRFDSFTKGVLSGPDILYYVTLSGVFLLLSIQIVERKRWR